A portion of the Deltaproteobacteria bacterium genome contains these proteins:
- a CDS encoding zinc-dependent alcohol dehydrogenase family protein: MRAMLLEKQAAIVTAPLVAREIESPAPGRGEVRLRVRACGICHTDLHVVEGDLAPRRMPIVPGHQVVGEIDAVGEGVDPSRIGSRVGLPWLHGTCGECRFCRSGRENLCDNARFTGCDVNGGFAEWCVAPAAFVVDLPPQIDAAHAAPLLCAGIIGYRSLRLSGAAPGSRLGLVGFGAAAHIAIQIAVAREIEVHVATRSTSHRRLAADLGASWCGDADDSPPLRWDAAIIFAPAGELVVKTLRHLEKGGTIALGGIHMSPIGPIDYADWWGERVIRTVANSTRDDGRELVEEAARIGVKTHVTQYALADANRALADLKSSRLNGAGVLIP, translated from the coding sequence ATGCGCGCCATGCTGCTCGAAAAACAGGCCGCCATCGTCACCGCGCCGCTCGTCGCGCGGGAGATCGAATCGCCCGCGCCGGGGCGGGGCGAGGTGCGTCTGCGCGTTCGCGCATGCGGGATCTGCCACACGGATCTGCACGTCGTGGAGGGCGACCTCGCGCCGCGCCGCATGCCGATCGTGCCCGGGCATCAGGTCGTCGGAGAGATCGACGCGGTGGGCGAGGGCGTCGATCCGTCCCGCATCGGCTCGCGAGTCGGGCTGCCGTGGCTCCACGGGACGTGCGGCGAGTGCCGGTTCTGCCGAAGCGGGCGCGAAAACCTTTGCGATAACGCGCGATTCACGGGCTGTGACGTGAACGGCGGATTCGCCGAGTGGTGCGTCGCGCCGGCTGCTTTCGTGGTTGACCTTCCTCCGCAAATTGACGCCGCGCACGCCGCGCCGTTGCTGTGCGCGGGGATTATCGGCTACCGGTCGCTGCGGCTTTCCGGGGCCGCGCCGGGTTCGAGACTCGGGCTCGTGGGGTTCGGCGCGGCGGCGCACATCGCCATTCAAATCGCCGTCGCGAGGGAAATCGAGGTGCATGTCGCGACACGCTCGACGTCGCACCGGCGGCTCGCGGCGGATCTCGGCGCGTCGTGGTGCGGCGATGCCGACGACTCTCCGCCGCTTCGCTGGGACGCGGCGATCATCTTCGCGCCGGCCGGGGAACTCGTCGTGAAGACGCTCCGGCATTTGGAAAAGGGCGGGACCATCGCCCTCGGTGGCATCCACATGTCGCCCATCGGGCCGATCGACTACGCGGACTGGTGGGGCGAGCGCGTGATCCGCACCGTGGCGAATTCGACCCGCGACGACGGACGCGAACTCGTCGAAGAGGCCGCTCGCATCGGCGTGAAAACGCACGTCACACAATACGCCCTCGCCGACGCGAACCGGGCGCTCGCCGACCTGAAGTCGAGCCGCCTCAATGGCGCGGGCGTGCTGATCCCCTAG